The stretch of DNA GTCATTAACTTTGACCAGCCCTCGCTCGTGATGGTACTCCATGTTCACGTAGAAGGGCTTCTCCTGGCCGCCCACCGTCGGCAACCCTCTGCCCTCGCCATCAGTGTGAGAGTTGGCTCTCCTGATGCGCTCAAAGTTGGACCTCAGAGCTGCCACCGAGCCTGTGCCCACTGGGAAATCAGGCGTATCTGACTCATGGCCGACCGGTGACACCTCACCCTTCTGTTTGGCAGGGGAAGCACCATACACCTCTCCTTCTGGGTGTTGTTTACACCTCACTGTCTTCACatgtcctctctgctgctgctgctgctgctcctcctcatcTGCGTGGGATCTCTGGTTGTCTGGACCACAGTGCAgatctccctctgtcctctgggCTGTCCCTTTAAACCCCCACCTCTGCCCATCGTAAGACTTCCTCTCTTTTGCCAGAAGAGTCTGCAGGTAGATCATCCGAAAGCGCTCCTTGTTCACGTCCTTCTCCAGCTGCCTGATGGACGTCTTGCATTTGTCCAGCTCCTGTTCAATGTCCCCCATTGAGTTCAGATCCATGCATGGGGGGTCAGACTCTGGGAACTGGGCTCTCCATGCCTCCACAAACCCCACAGGTTCAACcatttttcaataaaatgttcACTCAACTAACTTTAACGCATAGCAACATTTGTGAAGAATGAACTTGACTTTAAAACTTAAAGGCTCCATGGTTTCACTCTTCAGAGAGTAAGGTCTTCTCCAGAGTGAGGGTATTTactcacaaacatcacaataaaatcCCTCAGGTTGTTTACTGTCGTTGtgtctctcctttttttctgttctccGCAGGTTTGCTTCTGTCCTCGTCTGTGTTTGCTGTCACTCTGCCTCGCTCTGCGCTGCTTTTTACTCAGCAGCACAAAGAGGAGGAGCCACATGGATCCATGAGACTGGAGtgtggagcacacacacacccacacacacacacaggaggggaAAACAGTGATTATTTTGGTTACTTATCGAAAAGTAAACTATGTGACAGAGGGAGTCACAGTAGGACATGTTGGAAAACGCGATGACAGCGATGAAACACATAATTACGTGTCTTATTTAAAGTAGTCAGTGAATGAGACAAGCTAATAAACAGCTTTAAGAGTGTTCGGTACAGCAAGGTTTTGTGTCGACTCTGCTGAAGTTAGATGCAGATATTTTACGTTATTAACCTCAAACTAAACATTGCTTTTCTTCTGAATtgcttatttaaaaataattcatatGTTTTTCTTACCCTCTTGTTCGTGTTATATCAGCAGTACACTTGTCCTTacagttgtttttcctctgaaagCTGAACTTCGCTGTGTTTCAAAGGCTGACAATGGCGCCTCCTGACGGCTCACACGTGCACACAGTTGTGTCCAACAGTATGGAACTGCAGGTCCGCAGGCAGCACTTTCAGGCCCACAGAATGAAGCCCCTCATTTTTTCCACGACAGCGCCACTTAGTGACTGGGCGGTGCAATTGCAGCAGTTTCAGGCCCTTTCATCTTTTGAcgacaacattattattattatttactttagaCCACTTGTAAGGCAATACAGACAAAATAGCAGCCAAACGAATTTGAACCAATTAATTTAAAACAGAATGTTTAACTTATACAgataagacatttaaaatgtatttacattgttagcttattaaaaatgtcacacaatctCATCATTCCCCAAAAATGTATATctaattttaaacaaattacTTACACTGTGTTTGGTGATGCTCATGTTTGcaagtaatatatatatatataaaaaaaatgacaatatcattttggttaatGAGCTTCTTCATACAGGTGTTTTAACCTTTACAGAACCaatgctgttcatttagggcagctgtgacATAAAAttcttgattttattttttattttgtatacagttttgtaaatattttggtTCATTCATGTATATGTAAGACTGCGAGTACTGTATGTCTACTAATGTGCAcagtataaaataatattagttaTATAATAATGAAGGCtgtcatgtaaatgtatgaACGTTACGACAAATTAACGTTTGAGAAGGTTCTCTAAAGGTtgaatgaaggttgtgacaaagtaacgttctgggaaccaaatgtgcaaccaaaaacatCAACCACAGGCGAACCTACAGCAggaggaaccttcagggaacattCCCACAACCAACAGGGAACGTTCCCAGAGAGATTGTTAGCTGCGGCTGCTTTTCTCTTAATATATatagaataatataataattatttacttattacttatttatttatagttattGATTTATGTTGGTGAAGTCTACATGTATTATGTATGATTACTTAACTGACCTTTCTTCTCTGGAGAAAAACTTCTTCAAAGGACAAAGACTTCAAACATCAGCCTCTGGACAGTTGAGCTGAAAGACtttggggaaacactgattaaGATCCATTTTATCCACATGAAAGATTTAGTGAATCTTTGTCAGCTGATtgatcacacaaacaaacaaacaggcagttacatggatgtattataagaactggatagagcaccgccccctctgccttgaagacaattttgtcatggtggccactcccGGTACTGCAgcaaaaaatactcaaaatacccaaaaagcaattttcccattgaccacaatagtaaaagagacgcctataaaactgttcacaggacacctcgagacatggacaaaggcatgtatagatctttatattctatatttttaattcatggagtttcacatttgttaaaccttcctaaaggccataaaaagcccggATAGatcttatttcccagagtgacgtcacaggtgtgtaaacgcacagcaaagcgcggtcatgtggcGTCTCGGGAACGGCTACTGTCGGGGAAGCGTACGTGTGAAAcctttatgagaaatgtgaatacatGAAGGCAATGGtgggttttcttttacttttttaaaaaaatattaggaCAAAGGCGGTTTTAGTTGTTTATTCGTCGCTCATGAGGATTtatttcaaacttattatcgatgtattaacgaGAATTAGAGTGAAAGAATCTGGAGTTATAAAATTACgttctggcctgactttattttaatatttttggattattatatttaccataCATTGTAATTATAATGTTAAGTTggctttatttgtaaaccacctacaaaaacacatttaaaccaaaacacaaaGCATAGCAATGAGACTAAAGTCATATTCATGGCTTATATTCAAtggaattgtgtttttttttaatcatcataaaagtgcttcatgttgtcattattttctgggacaataatatatgaaatccctgagttctgtgacagcaacatttttgatgatttgcatacagtatatcagtgaatggaaaatcaagcaaaaacaacatcattcctGTAAAAACACATATAGCCACGGACAATTTTAACctgtaatgacgtcattatacttttcagtttactgtattcactatcgTTGGTTTTGACATTGATTTACGaatccatggtttaaagacGGAGGCTAACGTGCAATCGGTATTCATGAAATCCACTTGCGCACGTCAGTAGCGTACTCTCAACGTGCCTTTCGCTGTTTATGGACGCGCCGAGCAAGTGAGAAAGTCGAGAACGCGCACCATAGATATATAAAgggtttacatatatatatctatatctatactctacacaacccggaaataaacaCGGAAATACACTTTTTTGGTGAGCAACTCATAGATGCAACTTATTATCAGGGACTTGATTCAGCTGGGAGTGGTTTGCTCAAAGTTGAGCTTACATTTCCTTGTTCCCTCGCTCTCAGATTGATGAGTTTGATGATGGGAGGAGCTCAGACTCTCTCATCTTTCCAGGAAGCgaacactcacacagacattgTGACTGAGCAGTGACATGGCGGGAGTTCAGCTGCAAAGAGAAAGCTTCTCTTGTTCGATCTGTTTGGATCTTCTGAAGGATCCGGTGACTCTTAACTGTGGACACAGCTACTGTATGAACTGTATTAAGGACCACTGGGactcagaggagcagaggaggagctacagctgccctcagtgtaGAGAGGCCTTCACACTGAGGCCttcactgaagaaaaacaccatgttagcggatttagtggaggagctgaagaagactgGACTGAAGGCTGCTCCTGCTGatcactgctatgctggagctgaagatgtggccTGTGACGTCTGCAGGAAGAGGAAACTAAAAGCTCTCaagtcctgtttggtttgtttggtctcttactgtgaggaacatctcGATTCTCATTATCAATCACCTGCAtttaagaaacacaagctgGTGGAGCCCTACAAGAACCTCCAGGAGAACATCTGCCCTCGTCATGACAGGGTGATGGACTTGTTCTGCCGCACTGATCAGCAGTGCATCTgttatctctgctctgtggacgaACATAAAGACCATGACAaggtctcagctgcagcagagaggacgGACAAGCAGAGCGAGCTGGAGCTGAGTCTAGATGaagtccagcagagactccaggACAGAGACATGAAGGTGCTTCAACAGGAGGTGGAGGCTTTCAATCTCACTTTCTCCGCTGATAAAGCCGTGAAGGACACAGACGAGATTTTCACTGAGACAATGCTTCTCCTGCTGAGGAGCAGCTCTGACgtgaagcagcagatcagatccaAGCTGGAAACTGAGGTGAGTCGAGTCAGAGACGCCgaggagaagcttcagcaggagatcactgagctgaagaagagagaagctgaacagAAGCTGCTCTCGCTCACACACGACCACAACCAGTTTCTCCTCAACTACCGCTCACTGTCAGCACTCAGTCCATCGACACACTCGTCCACCATCCATGTCTTTCCTCTGAGACGCTTTGAGGACGTGGCGGCGGCTGTGGCAAAGTTCAGAGGTCAACTGCAGGACGTCCTGACCGAGATGTGGACGGACATCTCACTGGCTGTGGCTGAAGTAGATGATTTACTGgcagaaccagaaccaaagaccagagctgaattCATCAGATATTCACAGGAAATCACACTGGaccaaaacacagcaaacaaatatctgttattatctgagggaaacagaaaagtcTCATTAATGAGGGAAAAACAATCTTATCCtcatcacacagacagattcactGATGTGTGTCAGGTCCTGAGTAAAGAGAGTCTGATCGGAcgttgttactgggaggtggagTGGAGAGGAACAGGAGTTGATCTAGCATTGGCGTACAAGAACACCAGAAGATCAGGGAGATCAGATGAATGTGGATTTGGATTCAATGACAAATCTTGGACTTTAGTTAGTAACCACAACGGTTGCGTTTTCCGTCACAACAGCATCAGCGTTAAAGTCTCGGATGGTTTGTCCTCCAGAGTGGGAGTTTACCTGGACTACAGAGCAGgtcttctgtccttctacagggtctctgacaccatgactctgctccacagagtccagaccacgtTCACTCAGCCTCTCTGTGCTGGAGTCTGGCTTTATCCTTCACCTGGAGTCACAGCAGAGTTCTGTAAACTCAGATAAGAGCAGTGAGTTCAACTATTTGTGTATCGATGTGATCATGGTGATAAACCATGAGACTGAGACTGTGAAACCAAATgattcaaagaaagaaaaacatgatcTATCATAATAGTAAAATTCAAGTTTAATTAATGataagaatattaataataatgaatgcatCATTCTTATTTTGCCTTACCATGTCTGAGTTTGATCAAATCCAAAGAACTGTGTAAATGAAGAGGATTGATTTGTAATTCATGAGTGTGAACAGTTCTTATTCAAATGTGAAATTAGTTTCTTGGGCAGATGCTGTGGTTATaaagtgtgggaaaaaaaatcaatataaaataaCGATCCAAACAGTGGGTAAATATCGTGATTTTTATTTGCTAATAAAATGGTTAGTATTTGTTCATACATGTCAAAAGAATCATTAAATACACTTTTGTGTCATCTGTCCTCGTCAGTCCTTAATccattttatattcatttattatttccgTTCTTTGACCAGAAggaaagatgtttttgtttttttttctctcaatgaTTGACTTTTTTACTAGAGTTTATCCAGAATTATGTTGCTAGaatgaataaagaaaacactgctgttaGATTAAAGCAGCTCACGATGGTTTTGATGAGAAGAAAAAGGTTTTTAAGTTATTAAGTGGCTGTGGAGTGAAGTTTTGTACCAGGAGGGAAAAACTGGGCAAACTCGGCTAATGTATGACCGTTTTATTTACCTGAAACCAAAGTTCATGTGATACATCATACAATCATCTCTGAAAATACAGTACAGCAGTTTGGCAAGAGATGCCAGTGGAGGGTCTGTCTGCCGTCGTCATGGTAACACACATGCACCCCTGCACGTATGACAAAAGGATCTGCTCCAAACATGTCGCCAAAAAAAAcgaagaaacaaaagaaaaacagtctgtttggtttttttaatatCCCATAAAAGTATTTCCTTAGGAAAGATGAACTGTGTTTTTTGAGCTTATTTAACATTTGTACTATCTGACGAATGTCATTTATTCTATATACCAACACTATACATGGTCTATTACACAAGTCAGGTAAAAGATGTCTGAGCGGACATGCACAATGGAATCATGTACAAGTCACTGTACACAGGACTAAGATCTCGGTCTAAAAGATGACATCGCATTTGTAATCTAAGGCTCTTCATGCAGGagaattggggggggggggactggcTAATTTTACATCAGACATTTTTACGTACTGCCGTTTCTACAAAAAGGACGTATGAACTTTAACGAGCCCCGTCTTCACATGACTTCACTGACATGCAGCTCCTGTAAGATGTGCGgcccaaaacacacacgcacaacacaacacaaccaaaGTTTCTGCAAGTAAAGGGGAGCACAGTCGCTGGGCTTAGGTGGCTGCAAAGAagaacgagagagagggagaatcaAATCAATGgacatactgtaaaaaaaacaacaaatgaatccAGAAattcttggcttttttttttttatgaaacagaAGAAGTTATGGACAAGAGCAAATGAAAGGAATGATGACAGATGAGTGGGGGAACTTGAACGTCAAACACAAGCAGCATCAGTGATGTATAAAAACCTACTTAGTGACTTTGAAAACAACTCAATTAAATGCTCGGCCCCCCTTTTGTACCAtttaagctttaaaaaaaacaattagtttgtcaaaattaatttttaactttttttgccCTTTGAATTCAACTCTCTAACGTATTCATCAGTGTTTCTGTGAGCACCAAAGACtgcaaatgaagacaaaaacaatatatactCTATGAGCCGACACATTTACATCCCATAATTTGAGGGTAAAAACATCCGATTTATCATCTGCGATATTACGGACGAGCAATTGATCCAACATTCACTTCATCCACTCAGTGACACGTCGTTTGTGTTGGTGACCGCGgctgacgtcacatgaccgccaCAGCAtgtttctgattggctgaataTTGATGAT from Solea solea chromosome 8, fSolSol10.1, whole genome shotgun sequence encodes:
- the LOC131464249 gene encoding tripartite motif-containing protein 16-like, whose amino-acid sequence is MAGVQLQRESFSCSICLDLLKDPVTLNCGHSYCMNCIKDHWDSEEQRRSYSCPQCREAFTLRPSLKKNTMLADLVEELKKTGLKAAPADHCYAGAEDVACDVCRKRKLKALKSCLVCLVSYCEEHLDSHYQSPAFKKHKLVEPYKNLQENICPRHDRVMDLFCRTDQQCICYLCSVDEHKDHDKVSAAAERTDKQSELELSLDEVQQRLQDRDMKVLQQEVEAFNLTFSADKAVKDTDEIFTETMLLLLRSSSDVKQQIRSKLETEVSRVRDAEEKLQQEITELKKREAEQKLLSLTHDHNQFLLNYRSLSALSPSTHSSTIHVFPLRRFEDVAAAVAKFRGQLQDVLTEMWTDISLAVAEVDDLLAEPEPKTRAEFIRYSQEITLDQNTANKYLLLSEGNRKVSLMREKQSYPHHTDRFTDVCQVLSKESLIGRCYWEVEWRGTGVDLALAYKNTRRSGRSDECGFGFNDKSWTLVSNHNGCVFRHNSISVKVSDGLSSRVGVYLDYRAGLLSFYRVSDTMTLLHRVQTTFTQPLCAGVWLYPSPGVTAEFCKLR